The following proteins are encoded in a genomic region of Zea mays cultivar B73 chromosome 9, Zm-B73-REFERENCE-NAM-5.0, whole genome shotgun sequence:
- the LOC103639124 gene encoding alpha-N-acetylglucosaminidase precursor (The RefSeq protein has 5 substitutions compared to this genomic sequence) — MMRPSPPRRLSLAAPFLILLLLTLLSPPRAAAAGGSSAWVALRGAVGSRKASPAEQEGAAAGLLRRLLPFHSGSFSFQIDSKGGVCGQSSCFRISNVVDGSGKGGAEILIQGTTAVELASGLHWYLKYWCGAHISWDKTGGAQLASIPSPGSLPRVQGKGVKIERPVPWNYYQNVVTSSYSFVWWDWKRWEKEIDWMALQGINLPLAFTGQESIWQKVFKSFNVTDRDLDDFFGGPAFLAWARMGNLHGWGGPLSQNWLDQQLALQKKILSRMIELGMVPVLPSFSGNVPAIFAKLFPSANITRLGDWNTVDANPKWCCTYLLDPSDSLFIDVGQAFIRQQIKEYGDVTNIYNCDTFNENTPPTDEPAYISSLGSAIYEAMSRGNKNAVWLMQGWLFYSDAAFWKEPQMKALLHSVPIGKMIVLDLFADVKPIWKMSSQFYGVPYIWCMLHNFGGNIEMYGILDSISSGPIDARTSYNSTMIGVGMCMEGIEHNPVVYELMSEMAFHNKKVEVEDWLKTYSCRRYGQANADIEKAWRYLYHTIYNCTDGIADHNKDYIVEFPDISPSSVTYQVSKRRGMSITRNHRRFFLSEVSGILPQPHLWYSTKEAVKALELFLDAGSTFSESLTYRYDLVDLTRQCLSKLANEVYLDAMSSYQKKDSYGLNAHARKFLEIIVDIDTLLAADDNFLLGPWLESAKSLAITEKERQQYEWNARTQVTMWYDNTETEQSKLHDYANKFWSGLLKSYYLPRASKYFAYLTRSLQENRSFQLEEWRKDWISYSNEWQSGKEVYAVKATGDALAIARSLYRKYLRP, encoded by the exons ATGATGAGGCCATCGCCGCCGCGGCGCCTATCCCTCGCCGCCCCCTTCCTCATCCTCCTGCTGCTCACGCTCCTCTCGCCGCCtcgagcggcggcggcgggcggctcATCCGCGTGGGTGGCGCTCCGCGGGGCGGCGGGCAGCCGAAAGGCGTCTCCGGCGGAGCAGGAAGGGGCGGCCGCGGGGCTGCTGCGCCGGCTGCTCCCTTTCCACTCTGGCAGCTTCAGCTTCCAGATCGACTCCAAG GGCGGCGTCTGCGGTCAATCAAGCTGCTTCAGGATAAGCAACGTCGTTGACGGCTCGGGCAAAGGTGGAGCGGAGATTCT GATCCAGGGAACCACAGCTGTTGAGCTTGCATCTGGCCTACATTGGTATTTGAAATACTGGTGTGGCGCACATATCTCCTGGGACAAGACTGGGGGTGCCCAGCTGGCTTCGATTCCTTCTCCTGGATCTCTGCCACGGGTGCAGGGCAAGGGAGTCAAGATTGAGCGTCCTGTTCCGTGGAATTACTATCAGAATGTCGTCACTTCTAGTT ACTCTTTTGTGTGGTGGGACTGGAAAAGATGGGAGAAAGAAATTGACTGGATGGCGCTTCAAGGAATTAACTTGCCTTTAGCATTTACTGGACAGGAATCTATCTGGCAGAAGGTTTTTAAG AGTTTTAATGTTACCGACAGAGATTTAGATGATTTTTTTGGTGGACCAGCTTTCCTTGCTTGGGCTAGAATGGGGAACTTGCATGG GTGGGGTGGACCACTGTCACAAAACTGGTTGGATCAACAATTGGCATTGCAGAAGAAAATTCTATCCCGGATGATTGAGCTTGGGATGGTCCCTG TTCTTCCATCGTTCTCAGGAAATGTCCCAGCTATTTTCGCAAAATTATTTCCGTCAGCCAACATTACGCGACTTGGTGATTG GAATACAGTTGATGCTAATCCTAAGTGGTGTTgcacttatcttcttgatccttctgATTCATTGTTTATAGATGTGGGGCAGGCTTTTATCAGGCAACAGATAAAAG AGTACGGCGATGTAACCAACATCTATAACTG TGACACATTCAATGAGAATACTCCACCAACAGATGAACCGGCATATATTTCATCACTTGGTTCTGCTATCTATGAAGCAATGTCCCGAGGTAACAAGAATGCAGTATGGTTAATGCAG GGTTGGTTATTCTACTCAGATGCTGCATTCTGGAAGGAGCCACAAATGAAA GCACTACTTCACTCTGTTCCAATTGGTAAGATGATAGTTCTCGATTTATTTGCTGATGTCAAGCCCATTTGGAAAGTGTCCTCTCAGTTTTACGGCGTACCATACATCTG GTGCATGTTACACAACTTTGGTGGGAACATTGAAATGTATGGCATACTTGATTCAATTTCATCTGGCCCCATTGATGCCCGTACAAGTTACAATTCAACAATG ATTGGCGTTGGCATGTGCATGGAGGGAATAGAGCACAATCCAGTTGTTTATGAACTTATGTCTGAAATGGCATTTCATAATAAGAAGGTTGAGGTTGAG GATTGGCTAAAAACATACTCCTGTAGGAGATATGGTCAAGCAAATGCTGACATAGAGAAAGCTTGGAGATATTTGTATCATACAATATACAATTGCACTGATGGGATTGCG GACCATAATAAAGACTATATAGTTGAATTTCCAGACATAAGTCCCAGCTCAGTTACTTATCAGGTTTCTAAACGAAGGGGCATGTCAATTACGAGAAACCATAGGAGGTTTTTCTTAAGCGAGGTGTCTGGAATCCTACCGCAGCCGCATCTGTGGTACTCTACGAAGGAGGCCGTCAAAGCCCTTGAACTATTTCTTGATGCAGGAAGCACATTTTCAGAAAGTCTCACGTATAG GTATGACCTTGTCGACCTAACTAGGCAGTGCCTATCCAAACTAGCGAATGAAGTTTACCTTGACGCGATAAGTTTGTACCAAAAGAAAGATTCACATGGCCTGAATGCTCACGCGAGGAAATTTCTTGAGATCATCGTGGATATCGATACGTTACTAGCTGCTGATGATAACTTTCTGCTGGGCCCCTGGCTGGAAAGTGCAAAAAGCCTTGCTATAACTGAAAAGGAACGCCAGCAG TACGAGTGGAACGCCAGAACACAGGTGACGATGTGGTATGACAACACGGAGACCGAGCAGAGTAAACTGCATGACTACG CCAATAAGTTTTGGAGCGGGCTGCTGAAGAGCTACTACCTTCCAAGGGCGTCAAAGTACTTCGCCTACTTAACGAGGAGCCTGCAAGAGAACCGGAGCTTCCAGCTGGAGGAGTGGAGGAAGGACTGGATCTCGTATTCCAACGAGTGGCAGTCCGGAAAGGAGGTGTACGCCGTGAAGGCCACGGGTGATGCTTTGGCGATTGCCAGGTCACTGTACAGAAAATACTTGAGGCCTTGA
- the LOC100282937 gene encoding TRAF type zinc finger domain containing 1 isoform 2 (isoform 2 is encoded by transcript variant 2), which yields MAAAAADSDPAAAVADMSTCAHCQREIPSSNIDLHSVHCARNLQKCQHCGEMIPRKLMDEHYDANHAPISCSLCKETIERVRWDLHKGEKCPQRIVACEYCEFELPAVDLHEHQDVCGNRTELCQTCRKYIRLCEWIGHEIQCHTSSNGSADTSRAIPERELRPPPPVRPARPARPAHASPHKRLLFTIAVTGIAVMVGSILFQRDESF from the exons ATGGCAGCGGCAGCCGCCGACTCCGATCCCGCCGCAGCTGTGGCCGACATGTCCACCTGCGCCCATTG TCAACGAGAGATCCCTTCTTCGAACATCGACTTGCATTCTGTACATTGTGCCCGTAACCTCCAAAAGTGCCAGCACTGTGGAGAAATGATTCCTAGGAAACTTATGGATGAACACTATGATGCAAACCATGCCCCG ATCAGTTGCTCTCTTTGCAAAGAAACAATAGAACGTGTGAGGTGGGATCTTCATAAAGGCGAAAAGTGCCCACAAAGAATCGTCGCTTGTGAATATTGCGAGTTTGAATTGCCTGCAGTTGATCTCCATGAGCATCAG GATGTATGTGGAAACCGAACAGAACTTTGCCAAACATGCAGGAAGTATATTAGATTGTGTGAATGGATAGGGCACGAAATACAGTGCCATACAAGCTCAAATGGTTCTGCAGACACATCCAG AGCAATTCCAGAGAGAGAGCTACGACCGCCGCCGCCGGTGCGGCCGGCACGACCAGCACGTCCTGCTCATGCTTCACCACACAAGCGGCTCCTCTTCACAATCGCTGTCACTGGAATAGCAGTTATGGTTGGCTCCATACTGTTCCAAAGGGACGAGAGTTTCTAG
- the LOC100282937 gene encoding TRAF type zinc finger domain containing 1 isoform 1 (isoform 1 is encoded by transcript variant 1), with protein MAAAAADSDPAAAVADMSTCAHCQREIPSSNIDLHSVHCARNLQKCQHCGEMIPRKLMDEHYDANHAPISCSLCKETIERVRWDLHKGEKCPQRIVACEYCEFELPAVDLHEHQDVCGNRTELCQTCRKYIRLCEWIGHEIQCHTSSNGSADTSSARAIPERELRPPPPVRPARPARPAHASPHKRLLFTIAVTGIAVMVGSILFQRDESF; from the exons ATGGCAGCGGCAGCCGCCGACTCCGATCCCGCCGCAGCTGTGGCCGACATGTCCACCTGCGCCCATTG TCAACGAGAGATCCCTTCTTCGAACATCGACTTGCATTCTGTACATTGTGCCCGTAACCTCCAAAAGTGCCAGCACTGTGGAGAAATGATTCCTAGGAAACTTATGGATGAACACTATGATGCAAACCATGCCCCG ATCAGTTGCTCTCTTTGCAAAGAAACAATAGAACGTGTGAGGTGGGATCTTCATAAAGGCGAAAAGTGCCCACAAAGAATCGTCGCTTGTGAATATTGCGAGTTTGAATTGCCTGCAGTTGATCTCCATGAGCATCAG GATGTATGTGGAAACCGAACAGAACTTTGCCAAACATGCAGGAAGTATATTAGATTGTGTGAATGGATAGGGCACGAAATACAGTGCCATACAAGCTCAAATGGTTCTGCAGACACATCCAG TGCCAGAGCAATTCCAGAGAGAGAGCTACGACCGCCGCCGCCGGTGCGGCCGGCACGACCAGCACGTCCTGCTCATGCTTCACCACACAAGCGGCTCCTCTTCACAATCGCTGTCACTGGAATAGCAGTTATGGTTGGCTCCATACTGTTCCAAAGGGACGAGAGTTTCTAG